Part of the Verrucomicrobiota bacterium genome, GCCAGGGTGATCACGTGTTATCTTCGGGGCGCGCATCGCTTTGCCCTTTCACGCCAGCCGGGATGGCGCACCTGGTTTCCTAGAGTCAGTGCTCATTTCAGCCCGGTCCATCAGCCTCCCGAACTGGGCGAGGTGAGGACCAGCCATGCCCGGGCCTTTTACACGACGTGGCTGAAGGACCGTCTGATCGAGCAGCAGTTCGAGACGGAGATGAGTGAAGGACCTTCAACGGTCCTGGCGGCAATTGTCGAGACCGTCTCACAGCGCCCGGGGAATGAAGTGCTGGAAGACTTCCAGCAGCAGCCCATGACGGGGCGGCGGCTGCTGGCGGGAGTTTCGGTCTTGTCGGAAAAGCTTGAAGCCCGTGTGGCCGCGGGGCCGGAGAGGGTGGGGGTGTTGCTGCCCAACCTGAATGCGATGCCGGTGGTGCTCATGAGCTTGTGGAGTTTGCGGAAGGTGCCGGCGATTCTGAACTTTTCCACCGGAGTCCCGACCCTGTTGACCTGCGCCCGGCTGGCAGGGTTCAAGCAGGTCGTGACCTCGAGTGCCTTTGCCGCCAAGGCCAAGCTGGATCTCACGCCATTCCGCGAAGCAGGCATCGAGCTGATCGAGTTGGAGGCGTTGCGAGCGTCGGTCGGAACCGGGGACAGGCTGGCGGGAATGGTCCGGGCGACGTTCAGTCCCAGGTCCCTTTGCCGGCGTTCCGTGTCGCCGTCGGACGCGGCCGTCGTTTTGTTCACGAGCGGGTCGGAGGGCATTCCCAAGGGGGTGGAGCTGACGAATCGCAATCTTCTGGCGAACGTGCGGCAAATGATCTCGGTGATCGACTTGACCGACCAGGACCGGATTTTCAACGCCTTGCCCTTGTTTCACAGTTTCGGTCTGACGGTGGGCACGCTGCTGGGCATGATTCGGGGACTCTATGTTTTTCTTTATCCCTCCCCGTTGCATTACCGCGTGGTGCCCACGGCGTTTTACGAAAAGAACTGCACCGTGTTTCTGGCCACGAACACGTTTCTGAACGGTTACGCGCGCAAGGCGCATCCGTACGATTTTCGATCGATGCGTTATCTTTTTGCGGGTGCGGAGAAGATTCAGGAGACGACGTTTCTGACCTGGGCCAGGAAGTTCGGGGTGCGCATTCTCGAGGGTTATGGCGCCACGGAATGCAGTCCTTGCTTGTGTGTGAACACCAACATGGAGCCGAAATTTGGCAGTGCCGGGCGGCTCTTGCCGGGGGTGGAATGGAAACTTGAATCGTTCGAGGGTGTGACCGAGGGAGGTCGTTTGCTGGTGCGGGGGCCGAACATCATGAAGGGGTATGTGAACGCGGACGCCAACGAGAAGTTTCAAGCGTTAGGCGGATGGTATGACACGGGGGACATCGTGAGGATCGACGCCGAAGGATACCTGCACGTGCAGGGAAGGTTGAAGCGTTTTGCCAAAATCAGCGGGGAGATGGTGAGCTTGACCGCGGTGGAGGATGCCCTGGCCGGGGCGTTTCCTCATCACGGTTTGCGCTTTCAAGTGGCGGTGGTATCGCGACCTGACGAAGACAAGGGGGAGGCCTTGATCGCGGTGACCAACGAATCGAAACTCACGCTGGAGGAGATTCGCAACGCGATCAAAGCCAAAGGCCTCACCAACTTATGTGTTCCCCGTGAAATACGCGTGGTGCGGGAGATCCCCAAACTGGGCACCGGCAAAGTCAACCATCGCGAATTGCAGAAGGAACTGCAGCAGAGTCAAACCAGCCAGGATCCGCGGAAAGAAGATGGCTGACCATCGATCTTCACGGACTGGGTTCGGCTTTCGTGGAAACGAGCCCGGAGATTCTATGCCTCGCCGCCGGGGATTTCCAGCCTAGGCGCGGCGTCGCATCCGGGATGCGGCGAATGCGGAGATGGCGGCGCCCAGGCAAAGCACACCTGATCCACCATCGGGAACAGTCGTGGCCGTCGTGTTCTCGAACGAAAAACTGAGATCATTGTAACCACTCGCGCCTTCAGGCAGATTCAACAAGTCCTCGAAACTGACCAGGGTTGTCGAAGGAAGCCAATTGGCCTGCACCCGGGCATGCGGAAGTCCATCGGCATTTCTCGAGCCCGGTCCCGTGAAGAAATCATCGCCGGTGTTGTTCACGTGCAAGCGGAATACAAGTTCGGTGCCGGCCGTGAATGTCCCCAGGTTTACCGTGGATCCCACGATACTCGCGTGGTTATTGAAAATGAACAGGTCATTGGACGTATTCCCGTCCATGCCCGGACTCCCCGAACCATCCAACTCCAGATAAAGATCGTTGCTGAAGCCGGCTGAATTGCCCTCATACTTGGCGATGACCGGATTCGATCCGGCCGGGACCGATAACCCTTCCGTTCCAGGCACAGCAATCGGGTGAGCATTCACCGCCGCGCTGGCGAGCAACGACAGGGCGGGGAACAAAGTACGTGGGTATTTCATAAGAGATTAATGACTGATTGAAGAGGTTAGGATTTCATACGACTCATCACGAACGTCTCTAAGCAAATGTCAGACCAACCAAGACCGCTCGTGCCAGGCCATGAATCCGAGTCCCGTATCTGACTGAAGTGGAATAGGTTGTGCATCGGGATTTAGATCTGATGCATCGACGCGTTTCAGAGCCATACTGCTTGAACTGTTAAGAAGGCTTTACAGTTCCCAAGAATCGCCCCGCAAAGAAACGAGGAAAAAACTATCATAGCGAAGGTTTTACATTCGCATCTCGAAAGTGTTAACGATTCCGACAACTCAGCATGATTCCATTTCGATGACGCTGCTCCCGAAATGGATTGTCCGGCTGCCAACCGCGAACGTGTGGCGTCGTTTCAGAAGTCGATGGAGCTCCGCAAGTCCCCGCGATGGGCGGCGTTGGAATGGCTTCCGCGACCGCCGCCCGGCCGGATGGACCCGGAAGGCGTGACCGAGGAACCGTCGGCTGGGTTTGCGAGGAAGCCTGGGAGCAGAGCGGTTCGTGATCTGGGCCGGACTGCTGGCGTTTTCAGCGCAAGGCTTCGAGCTCTACGCGAGCGAATGCCATGTTCGCGACGTTATTTTTCGAGGAAGAGGGGGCTCTGGACGAGCCATTGCAGCATGTCTCCGAGCCGGTATTCGGTGGGGCGAAAACGCGGCAATTGGCGGCGGAGCCATTCCGATTCGTGGTAGGTCGGAGTTCTTCCGTTGGCGTATGTCGCCAAATGTTTCATGAAACTGAAGGCGACTTGTTCGAGTCGGTCCTCGGTCAGGTGGCGCTTGAGATCGGGCATGCCGGCCACTTCGGCACCGCCGGGCAAGGTGGAGCGGGCATCGACGCGAGTTGACTTTAGGCGTCCGGACGCGTCGAACTCCTCGAAGGGGATTCCCCAGGGATCGATCTTGGCATGGCAAGCGGCGCAGCCGGGTTGGTTGCGATGTTTCTCCAGTCGCTCACGCAGGCTGAGGTGGCGTGTGTCCTCGGACAATTGGGGCACATTGGGAGGTGGATCGTCCGGAGGTTCAGCGATGATGCGCCGGGCGAGCCAGGCGCCGCGTTTGACGGGATTGGATTCGCGCCCGTCCGACAGGCCGGCAAGGATGGAGGCTTGCGCCAACAAGCCGCCGAGATCCCGGCGATCATGCCGGAGGGGTTGGAATTGGAAGCCCGACTCGGTGTGAGTTCCAAGGCCGTAGTAGGATGCGGTGACTTCGTTGGCGAGGATGAAGTCGGAAACGATCAGGTTTCGCGCCGGAAGATTGTTCCGGAAGAGGTGAAGCAGAAACGACTCGGGTTCCCGGCTCAGGTGGGTGCGGGCGTGTCGCGAGAGATCGGGGAACTTCTTGCGATCCGGATCCACCACCGAGAATTTATCGAGGGCAAGCCATTGCTGTGTGAATTCGCGGGTGAACCGTTCGAATTTTTCGTCCTGCAGCAGGCGCTTTGTTTCGACACTGAGGCGGCGCTGCAAGCGACCTTGGCCGGCGAGGCGCAAGAGTTCCTCATCCGGGGGGCTGTTCCAGAGGAAGAAGGCCAGCTTGGAAGCGAGCTCGTGCGGGTGGAGCGGTTCGGGTTTGGGAGACTTGCTCCATTCAATTTGGAACAGGAATTGCGGTGAAGTGAGCACGGCGAGAAGCGCTTCTTTGATGGCCGGTTGGAAATCAGCTCCTGAAGCTTTCGCTTGATGGAAAATCTTGAGGAGGTCGCGAAGCTCGGACGAGTCCACGGGACGGCGAAAGGCTTTGGTGGCGAACCGCGACAGGATGATGCGGGGGGCCTCGGGCCCCAGGATCTCCTTGTCTCCCTCATAGAAAATCCGGCGATGCGAGCTCGGCGGCCAGGAATCCAGGAGCGGTCCCTCAAATTCGACCGATTGGACGAGGAGCCTTGGAACGTCGCGTCCGTCGGTGGGTTCGCTGCGCACACCGATTTCGCGAAGGCCAGCGAGGTAATTGACATTGTCCGCTTCCACGTCGGGGCTGGGGAAATTCCGGATGGCACCTTCAAACACGAAACGTTCGAGCGATCGTTGGGAGACCGGTTGCGCGGTGCCGACGGGAGCGAGGGTGCTCCCGCAATCGCGTCGCAGTCCCAAGTGGACTCCCACGCGGGGAGCCCGGTTTTCGAAGGCGAGGAAGCGCCGGTGGAGCGCATGAGTTTCGGGCACGCGGGTGAGGGTCAAGCGGTCGAGGCTGGCCGCGTTGGTGGAGCGGGCCGAGAGGGTGAGGGGTCCTGCGGGCAACCGCACGGCGAGGAACGCGGGCTGGACGAGCAAACCCGTGAACTCTTGTTGTCCGAGCACGAGTTGGAGGGCGGTTGCCCGGGGGGGCGACTTGGCCTGCGGTTGTGGAGGGAGAGAGGTGGCGAAGACATCGACGCGGTAAACGCCCGGTTCCCCGATCTGAATCGTTTGGGAGGGATTGAGCTTCTCGACCACGTGGGAGGGTGATGGAGTCTCGCTCGCGGGGGCATCCTTGGAATCGAGGAGCAGTGCGTCCGGATACTTCGCGGCGGTCACGGTGACGCGGAAACGACCGTGGTGCGGCAGATCGCGGAGGGAAATCTTGAAATTGGCTTTCGGGCCGTAGGTGCCCTCGGCGTCGAAGAGTTCGTCGTTCGGAAGCGCGGGTCGGAGCAGTAGTCCCCCGGGGACGATGTCATAGGCGTGTCCTTTCGGGTAGCCTGTGCTGCCGCGCATACAGGCGAAGACGGAGTGGTAGAGGCTGTGGAAATCGCGCCAGCCGCGGACGGTGTCATTGCCTTGGTACCCTTCGATGAACCGCAATTTGGAGGGCATGGAAAAGGCTGAGAACTCGAAGGGCTTGGCGGGAGTCAGTTCCGTGACGAGGACATCGGCATTCGGAAGCAGGAGGCTGTTCGCGCCGAGGATGAGGGCGTCGGGGCAAGGATGAGGGTTGACCGAGCGTCCCAAATCGACGCGAAAGTTTTGGACCACGGGTTTGGACTTGGGATCGATGAGGACGCGTTCCAACGCTTTTTCGGCGACCTCGAAGTAGGATTCGACGAGCAGGGGAGAAGTGGCGAGGGTTTCCTGGTTGTTGACGAAGCCTTCTTTGGAAACGGCGTCGGGCGGGAGCAAATCGGCCAGTTCATCATCGAGGAGCAACAATTCCCGCAGGGTGTTTCGGTATTGGGCCACGGTGAGGCGGCGGGCGCCGCCGTTCTTGGGAGACGGTCGGAGCCGGGCCTGATGAAGGGATTCGGCGACCCATCGGGCCACCGTTTCGCGCTCCTCCGCGGAAGGCTGGGGTTCGTCCTCCGGCGGCATGGCCTTGTTTTCGAGTTGGTGCTGGATGCGTGTCCACAGGGTGAGGCTTGGATCGTCGAAGACGGCGGTGAGGTGATCCACGCGGACGCCGGACTTGGCTTTGTCCTCGTTGTGGCAAGGCAGGCAATACTGGTTGAGGAAAGGCTGAACTTTAAGGGCGAATTCGCGACGGAGGGACCCGGCGGCTGGGGTCGCGGCCTGGGTTTGGAGGACGAGGAACATGAGGGCGAGCCACCCTCCGGCGGGCGAAGTGCGGATCGAGGCGGGGAGGGGAATACGGATCGCCATGAGGGTCAGGCGAGGACTTCCCGGACGACGTGTCCGTGAATGTCGGTCAGGCGGAAGTCGCGTCCCGCGTAGTGATAGGTGAGGCGTTCGTGGTCGAACCCGAGCAAATGGAGCAGTGTGGCGTGCAGATCATGCACGTGGACGGGTTTTTCGACGGCGCGATAACCGAACTCGTCGGTGGCGCCGTGGATGTGGCCGGGGCGGATGCCGCCGCCTGCGAGCCAGACGGAGAATCCCCAATGGTTGTGGTCGCGTCCGAGCTTGGCATCGCCGGTGCCCGGCTGGGGCAGCTCGACCGAGGGGGTTCGTCCGAACTCGCCGCCGCAGAGCACCAGCGTGTCGTCGAGAAGGCCGCGTTGTTTCAGGTCGGTGAGAAGGGCGCCGATGCCTTGATCGCATTCGCGGGCCAGCCGGCGGTGTTCCTTCTCGATCTGGCTGTGGCTGTCCCAGGGCTGCACGTCGCCGTGGAAGCATTGCACGAAACGCACGCCCCGTTCGAGCAAACGGCGCGCGATGAGGAGTTGGCGGGCTTGAGTGGTGTCGCCGTAGAGACGGCGGATGGATTCCGGCTCGCGCGAAATGTCAAAGGCGTCGCTGGCCGCGAGTTGCATTCGCGCGGCGAGCTCGAAGGATTGGATTCTCGCTTCCAAGGGATCGAAAGTTTCCCTGCCGCGTTGGTGTTCTCGGTTCAGTTGCGCCAGGAGATCGAGCTGAAGGCGCTGGGCTCGGGCGCTGCTATGGGAGTGGGCGATGTTCTCAATCAACTCCTCCACCCGCGTCTTCCGCGTGTTGATGTAGGCGCCTTGATAGATGCCCGGCAGAAAGGAAGATCGCCAGTTGGAGACGTCGGAGACAGGGAGTCCGGGGCACATGGAGACGAAACCCGGCAGATTTTGGTTTTCCGTTCCCATCCCATAGAGAAGCCAGGCGCCGAAGCTTGGACGGGAGAGGCGCTCGTCCCCGCAATTCATGAGGCGCATCGATTGCTCATGATTGGGGGTGTTGGCGTGCATGGATCGAATCACGCAGAGATCGTCGGCGTGCTTGGCGGTTTCGGGGAAAATCTCGCTGATATCGAGTCCGCTCCGTCCATATTTCTTGAATTGGAATGGGGACGGCAGGGCGCCGCCGGTGGGACGTTCGGTCGTCAGGTTCCCGGTCGGAATCGGGCGGCCCGCGAAGGTCGCGAGCATGGGTTTGGGGTCGAAGGTGTCCACTTGGGATGGGCCGCCATTCAAGTAGATGTGGATGACGCGGCGGGCGCGCGGGGCGAAGTGAGCCGGTCGGGGAGCCAATGGATTGGTTCGCCCGTCTGGGGCGGCCGACAATTCCGGGAACCATCCGGCGTCGCGGAGGAGTCCTGCCAGGCCCAGACTGCCGAGGCCCGTGCCCATGCGGCCCAGCATTTCGCGACGAGACAGCAGGCGAGGCCCTCGGAGCGTCGGCGGGGAATCCGTGCTGGCGTGGGGGGAGGGATGGGGCGGGGGAACCGGGTCCATGGGGCGATCAATCGAGAAACATCATTTCGTTTGAAATGAGCAAGGTCTGCGCGAGTTGTTGAAAAGGGGAAAGGTGTTCCTCCTCCCGGTCGAGGGTTTTGGCGGTTTCAAGGAAGCGGAGAGCGAGGTTCAGTTCGGAGGGCGCAGGGGAACGGAGCAGTACGGTTCGATAGAGCCGGGTGACCCGGTCGCGCTCGCGTGTCGAATTCCATCCGATGCGTTGTTCGAGGCTGAAGGCTTGTTCGGCGACAAATTTGGAATTGAGGGCGAAGAGGGCTTGTTGGGGTACGATCGTTTGGGGGCGCATGGCGGACGACTGGTCGGGGCTCGCGAAGTCAAAAGCGCGGAACAGCGCGGGCACATCTTGACGATCGACGAGGCCGTAGAGGGTGCGCCTCCGGTTCAGGGCATCTTGGGCGACGTCCGTCGATCGCCCGCCCATGCCCGGATCAAGCCGACCCGAGGCGGCGAGCAGCGAATCACGCATGGACTCGAAGTCGAGCCGCCGTTTGTGGGCGCGCCAGAAGTAAAGGTTGTCCGGGTCGATCGAGCGGGCGGAGGGCCGGTCGTCGCTGGATTGGCGGTAGGTTTCCGACAGCACAATGGTTCGGACGAGATTCTTGAGTGAGCCGTGCTGGAGCAGTCGGTGAGCGAGATCGTCGAGGAGTTCCGGATGTTTGGGAGGTGGGGTGCGGACGCCGAAATCGCTTGGAGTGGGGACCAGAGGCGAGCCCAGAAGGTGCTGCCAGACTCGGTTGGCGAACACGCG contains:
- a CDS encoding PEP-CTERM sorting domain-containing protein yields the protein MKYPRTLFPALSLLASAAVNAHPIAVPGTEGLSVPAGSNPVIAKYEGNSAGFSNDLYLELDGSGSPGMDGNTSNDLFIFNNHASIVGSTVNLGTFTAGTELVFRLHVNNTGDDFFTGPGSRNADGLPHARVQANWLPSTTLVSFEDLLNLPEGASGYNDLSFSFENTTATTVPDGGSGVLCLGAAISAFAASRMRRRA
- a CDS encoding DUF1501 domain-containing protein: MLGRMGTGLGSLGLAGLLRDAGWFPELSAAPDGRTNPLAPRPAHFAPRARRVIHIYLNGGPSQVDTFDPKPMLATFAGRPIPTGNLTTERPTGGALPSPFQFKKYGRSGLDISEIFPETAKHADDLCVIRSMHANTPNHEQSMRLMNCGDERLSRPSFGAWLLYGMGTENQNLPGFVSMCPGLPVSDVSNWRSSFLPGIYQGAYINTRKTRVEELIENIAHSHSSARAQRLQLDLLAQLNREHQRGRETFDPLEARIQSFELAARMQLAASDAFDISREPESIRRLYGDTTQARQLLIARRLLERGVRFVQCFHGDVQPWDSHSQIEKEHRRLARECDQGIGALLTDLKQRGLLDDTLVLCGGEFGRTPSVELPQPGTGDAKLGRDHNHWGFSVWLAGGGIRPGHIHGATDEFGYRAVEKPVHVHDLHATLLHLLGFDHERLTYHYAGRDFRLTDIHGHVVREVLA
- a CDS encoding AMP-binding protein: MRIILRSLLKLWFRFRITGADSLSAKGPVLLIPNHASWIDWLFLGAVLEDDWKFVVSSVAAEYSLLHRKLMVNSRTFPIDTNSPYAVKRMAEYLQAGGRLVLFAEGRITNTGSLMKVFDGTGFLLFKTKARVITCYLRGAHRFALSRQPGWRTWFPRVSAHFSPVHQPPELGEVRTSHARAFYTTWLKDRLIEQQFETEMSEGPSTVLAAIVETVSQRPGNEVLEDFQQQPMTGRRLLAGVSVLSEKLEARVAAGPERVGVLLPNLNAMPVVLMSLWSLRKVPAILNFSTGVPTLLTCARLAGFKQVVTSSAFAAKAKLDLTPFREAGIELIELEALRASVGTGDRLAGMVRATFSPRSLCRRSVSPSDAAVVLFTSGSEGIPKGVELTNRNLLANVRQMISVIDLTDQDRIFNALPLFHSFGLTVGTLLGMIRGLYVFLYPSPLHYRVVPTAFYEKNCTVFLATNTFLNGYARKAHPYDFRSMRYLFAGAEKIQETTFLTWARKFGVRILEGYGATECSPCLCVNTNMEPKFGSAGRLLPGVEWKLESFEGVTEGGRLLVRGPNIMKGYVNADANEKFQALGGWYDTGDIVRIDAEGYLHVQGRLKRFAKISGEMVSLTAVEDALAGAFPHHGLRFQVAVVSRPDEDKGEALIAVTNESKLTLEEIRNAIKAKGLTNLCVPREIRVVREIPKLGTGKVNHRELQKELQQSQTSQDPRKEDG
- a CDS encoding DUF1592 domain-containing protein yields the protein MFLVLQTQAATPAAGSLRREFALKVQPFLNQYCLPCHNEDKAKSGVRVDHLTAVFDDPSLTLWTRIQHQLENKAMPPEDEPQPSAEERETVARWVAESLHQARLRPSPKNGGARRLTVAQYRNTLRELLLLDDELADLLPPDAVSKEGFVNNQETLATSPLLVESYFEVAEKALERVLIDPKSKPVVQNFRVDLGRSVNPHPCPDALILGANSLLLPNADVLVTELTPAKPFEFSAFSMPSKLRFIEGYQGNDTVRGWRDFHSLYHSVFACMRGSTGYPKGHAYDIVPGGLLLRPALPNDELFDAEGTYGPKANFKISLRDLPHHGRFRVTVTAAKYPDALLLDSKDAPASETPSPSHVVEKLNPSQTIQIGEPGVYRVDVFATSLPPQPQAKSPPRATALQLVLGQQEFTGLLVQPAFLAVRLPAGPLTLSARSTNAASLDRLTLTRVPETHALHRRFLAFENRAPRVGVHLGLRRDCGSTLAPVGTAQPVSQRSLERFVFEGAIRNFPSPDVEADNVNYLAGLREIGVRSEPTDGRDVPRLLVQSVEFEGPLLDSWPPSSHRRIFYEGDKEILGPEAPRIILSRFATKAFRRPVDSSELRDLLKIFHQAKASGADFQPAIKEALLAVLTSPQFLFQIEWSKSPKPEPLHPHELASKLAFFLWNSPPDEELLRLAGQGRLQRRLSVETKRLLQDEKFERFTREFTQQWLALDKFSVVDPDRKKFPDLSRHARTHLSREPESFLLHLFRNNLPARNLIVSDFILANEVTASYYGLGTHTESGFQFQPLRHDRRDLGGLLAQASILAGLSDGRESNPVKRGAWLARRIIAEPPDDPPPNVPQLSEDTRHLSLRERLEKHRNQPGCAACHAKIDPWGIPFEEFDASGRLKSTRVDARSTLPGGAEVAGMPDLKRHLTEDRLEQVAFSFMKHLATYANGRTPTYHESEWLRRQLPRFRPTEYRLGDMLQWLVQSPLFLEK